One Nicotiana tomentosiformis chromosome 1, ASM39032v3, whole genome shotgun sequence genomic window, TGGTCCTTGGTATTCAATGGCTGGTCCCCTTGGGTGATATCCTATGGAACTTCAGGAAGGTTAAAATGGAGTTTACTATCATGGGTAAGAAGGTTTCTCTAAGGGGTATTCAACCTCCTGCTGCTAAGCTCATCCAGTCAGGTAGGATGGACAAGCTTCTTGCTAAACCGGCTGAATTATGCATGATCTCAGTATGAGTTCTGATAGAAGAATCTCAGAGGGGAGCTGCTAGCTTGTTTTCATTAGAAGCTCAAGCTCAAGACCATGAGAAAACTGCAGAATTGCACTCAGTCCTGCTGAAGTACAATGATATATATGAAGAGCCCAAGGAACTACCACCTTCAAGAGAACATGAGCACAAGATTGTTCTAAAAGAAGGAACTGCCTCAATCAACAAAAGGCCCTACAAATATCCAGCTATTCAGAAGGATGAAATTGAGAAAATGATAGATGAGATGTTGAACTCCGGAGTACTCAGGCACAGTACCAGTCCCTACTCTTCCCCTATTGTACtggtaaagaagaaagatggaacatagaggatgtgtgtggattataGGGAGTTGAATAGTTGCATAGTGAAGGATAAGTTTCCAATCCTATTATTGAAGAATTATTTGATGAATTACATGGGGCCAAATACTTTTCAAAGCTAGATCTAGGGTCGGGATACCATCAAATTAGGATGTTTGAGCCTGACATTCCTAAAACAACATTTAGGACTCACCATGTTCATTATAAGCTCATGGTAATGCCCTTTGGACTAACTAGTTCTCCCTCCACATTTCAGAGTCTAATGAATCAGATATTTCATGATCATCTCAGGAAATCCATTTTGGTTTTCTTTGATGACATTCTTATTTATAGTTTCAGTTGGTCAGATCATTTGATCCATTTGGAAGAAGCTTTCCAGATTTTAAGGTCACATGTGCTATTTGTCAAAAAAAGCAAATGTACCTTCGAGGCCACACATATAGACTATTCCGGTCATGTTATAACTGAGAAGGGAGTGGTTATGGACCAACATAAAGTATCAATTGTGTTGAGTTCGCCTCAGCCAACCACCTTGAAGGGACTTAGAGGTTTTTTTAGTCTTACTGGCTATTACAGAAGGTTCATCAAGAATTATGGTTTGATTGCAAGACCACTACATGACCTACAGAAAAGGGAAACTTTGTTTGGAACTCTTTGGCTACTGAAGCTTTTGAGCCATGGAAATGAGCTATTACCTCAGCTCATATTCTAAACTTGCCTAACTTCTTTAAGGAGTTTGTGGTGGAGATTGATGCTTTAGGTGAGGGCATTGGTGCAGTCTTGGCTCAAGACAACAGACTAATAGCTTTCTTTAGTAAGGGATTGTCAGGTAAAAATAAAGTACTGTCAGTTTCTGAAAGAGAACTTTTGTCTTTGGTGACTACATTCCAGAAATGAAGTCCTTATCTTTTGGGTAGACACTTTATGATTAAGACTGACCATCACAATCTTAAGTATCTACTGGAGAAAAAGATTACTACACCTAGCAAGCTATTAGGTTATGACTATACCATTTCCTATAAGAAAGGGAAGGGAAATATTATAGCAGATGCCCTTTCAAGAAAGGAGGAAGCCATACAGCTATTTAGTATTTCTGGAATTTCATCAGATTTGTTGGAATCTGTCAAGCTCAGATGGAATCAAGATCCACATTTGCAAAATCTAATACAAAATATTTAGTCTACCTCAGCTCCTAAACCTTATTACTCATTCACAGGTGGTGAATTGAGCAGGAAGGGAAAGATGATGGTAGGGGTTGACCCTGCTCTAAGGAAGTAATTACTGACATTCTATCATGACAGTTTTATAGGAGGTCACTTTTGAATCACTGCTACATACAAGAGGATAAAACGTGATTTTTACTGGAAGAAAATGAAACATGATGTTTATTACCATATCAGGGAGTGTGACACTTGCCAAAGGTGCAAGGGAGAGAACGTGGCATATCTTGGCTATTCCAGCCTTTGCCCATTCCATAAAGAGTTTGGCAAGATATTTCTATAGATTTCATAGAAGGTTTACTTAAAGCATCTGGCAAGGAGGTCATCTTTGTGGTTGTTGACAGGTTGAGCAAGGCTGCTCACATCATGGCACTCAAGCATCCCTATACAGCTCTAGAGGTAGCTCAGTCTTTTATGGATGGGGTGTTTAGGCTGCATGACATGCCTAAAACTATAGTCTCAGACATGAATAAGGTGTCCACAAGCAAGTTTTGGCAGGAATTGTTTAAGTTGCAGAAAGTTTCACTCTTAACTTATTCTGCCTATCATCCTCAAATAGATGGGCAGACTGAAGTTGCCAACATATGTTTGGAGTGCTATTTGAGGTGTATGACTTTCGAGAAACCCAAGGAGTGGCCACTCTGGTTACCCCTAGCGTAATGGTGGTATAACACCACTTTTCACTCAGCTACCAACATGACTCCCTATGAAGCAGTTTATGGGCAAAATCCACCACCACTCCTACCTTACATGCCTTTTGACTCTCAGCTAGAAGTGGTCGATAGGAGTTTGCAGGCTGCGGAAGCTACCTTGAAGGCTCTGAATAATCATCTAGAAAGGGCCCAACATAGGATGAAGATGCAGGTAGACAAGGGAATAACTGAAAGAACTTACAATGTGGGGATTGGGTTTTCATAAAGCTACAACCATACAGGCAACTTTCCCTAAAGGATCATGCCTATCAGAAGCTATCGGCCAAGTTTTTTAGACCATTCAAAATACTGGCCAGGGTTGGTTCTGTTGCTTACACCTTGGATTTACCACCTCATTATAAGATTCATCCCACCTTCCACATCCCATTGCTTAAGAAGAAACTGGGTAATCACACTACTTCAGTGACATTACCTGTGATGCACTCTGAATCTGGTCATGTTCTATTAGAACCTGAAGCCATTGTGGACAGGAGGTTGGCCAAGAAACATGGCGAGGCCATCGCTCAAGTTTTGGTGAAATGGTTGAATGCCCCACCAGAGGATAGCACTTGGGAGGATCTACAGTCTTTTAAGCTGAAGTTCCCTCATTTCAATCCTTGAGGACAGGGATTATTGAAGAGAATGGTATTGTTACGATCCTAGTAGCTTATCATCTAATTCAGAATTTTAATTTTAGAATAGAATTCAATAGGTCATTAGAGTTAGTTAGAGGAGGGTGGACTGCACGCGACACTTTCAGTTAGTTAGTTATAACTTCTTTTCCCTCCAATTGTATAGGTATATAGAGATGGATCTATGTGATTGTAAGCATCTATTTTGGAATAAGATCAATAAAgtttattctttctttttcttctttcactAACACTCATACTCCAATTGAGTTCTAGAGATTCTGATCAAGAGTAATTCTTCCCAATTTTACTCTTTAGGTCTCCCTTCCTTTTTTTTCTTAGCTCGTAAttctggtatatatatatatacggtatAATCATGATTAATAATGTATAAAGTAACAATGTTATACAAGAAGTCCAACGCCTTGCTTCTGTTGTGTGATGTCTGTATTGGGTGCCTAAAAATAACTCTCTTTCCTACCAAAAGAATCGGCGAAGAAAGGATCAGAAGTGACTGAATAAATATTGACATCATCAGTGTTGGCATATTCAAAAATTCTTTACTTTTAGATTGAATTGAAATCAGATATAGGTATTTATTAGAATATGCtataaaagtaaaataaactGAAATTCGTGTTTTTTATGCCAATAGTTACTTTAAAAAGACCTGCCATGTAAAAACCTCCCAAATAATTCCCTTAAATTCCACAATCCTGAAGGCCTAAGCCGGGGGAAACCAGCCCAGGATAAGCTAAAAATATTGGCCCATATACTGCAGTTAAAGGCCCAAATTCAAACAGttagaaactagtcaaacaacatccGGCATATTCCCGAGGAATTTGTCTTAGGCTAAAACATCTAAACTACAGAACTCCAAATTGATTCTCTGTTAATGATTAATAGAAATACTCAAAAAGGGAATCAATTGATGCAACCTCGAAGAGAAAGAACATTCTTTATTACTCATATATCAACAAGATATTACTACTGTATCTTATACTCCGTCCTATccaatttaattgatttttttggtcatttttgtggtttccaatatttaatttttttaaatatca contains:
- the LOC138907126 gene encoding uncharacterized protein; amino-acid sequence: MQGVSFDSDMLVLPIGGCNMVLGIQWLVPLGDILWNFRKVKMEFTIMGKKVSLRGIQPPAAKLIQSEESQRGAASLFSLEAQAQDHEKTAELHSVLLKYNDIYEEPKELPPSREHEHKIVLKEGTASINKRPYKYPAIQKDEIEKMIDEMLNSGVLRHSTSPYSSPIVLFQLVRSFDPFGRSFPDFKEFVVEIDALGEGIGAVLAQDNRLIAFFSKGLSDFIEGLLKASGKEVIFVVVDRLSKAAHIMALKHPYTALEVAQSFMDGVFRLHDMPKTIVSDMNKVSTSKFWQELFKLQKVSLLTYSAYHPQIDGQTEVANICLECYLRCMTFEKPKEWPLWLPLA
- the LOC138907128 gene encoding uncharacterized protein; amino-acid sequence: MTPYEAVYGQNPPPLLPYMPFDSQLEVVDRSLQAAEATLKALNNHLERAQHRMKMQVDKGITERTYNVGIGVGSVAYTLDLPPHYKIHPTFHIPLLKKKLGNHTTSVTLPVMHSESGHVLLEPEAIVDRRLAKKHGEAIAQVLVKWLNAPPEDSTWEDLQSFKLKFPHFNP